CTACCCTCAGTTTGGAAGCGTCTCCTGGGCCTGTAGGCCTGGCctcacgctctctctctctctctctgtgttttgtgCAGTGCCTTCCCCCAGTGCCTTGCTGGTAGACAACCCCACGCCTTTTGGAAACGCAAAGGAGGTAATTGCGATCAAAGACTATTGCCCAAACAACTTCACCACCCTGAAGTTCTCCAAGGGCGACCACCTCTACGTCTTGGACACGTCTGGCGGAGAGTGGTGGTATGCCCACAACACCACCGAGATGGGCTACATCCCTTCCTCTTACGTGCAGCCACTCAACTACCGGAATTCTACCCTGAGTGACAGTGGCATGATCGACAATCTCCCAGATAGCCCTGAGGAAGTCGCCAAGGAACTGGATCTGCTAGGAGGCTGGACAGATGACCAGAAAGAATCTGGCAGACCCTATAGTAACAACCCTTTCTGGAATGGAGTCCGAACGAACCCATTTCTAAACGGGAACGCACAACCCAGCATGGATGAGCTAAACCCCAAGAGCACTGTGGATTTGCTCCTCTTTGATACGGGCACATCTTCCTTCACTGAATCCAGCTCAGCAACCACCAACAGCACCGGCAACATCTTTGACGAGCTCCCAGCCACCAATGGACTCCACATGGAGCAGCCGGTTAAGCGGGACAATCCCTTCTTCAGAAGTAAGCGTTCCTACAGCCTTTCGGAACTCTCCGTCCTACAAGCCAAATCGGATGCTCCCACGACATCCAGTTTCTTCACAGGCTTGAAGTCACCTGCCCCAGAACAGTTTCAAAGCCGAGAAGATTTCCGAACCGCCTGGCTGAATCACCGGAAGCTGGCCCGATCCTGCCATGACTTGGATCTGCTCGGCCAAAGCCCAGGTTGGGGCCAGACCCAAGCAGTGGAAACAAATATCGTGTGCAAGCTGGATAGTTCCGGGGGCTCCGTGCAGCTCCCTGACACCAACATCAGCATCCACGTGCCCGAGGGCCATGTAGGCCCTGGGGAGACACAGCAGATCTCCATGAAAGCCCTGCTGGACCCTCCACTGGAGCTCAACAGTGATAGATCCAGCAGCATCAGCCCCGTGGTAGAGGTGAAGCTGAGCAACCTAGAGGTGAGTACCTTCATCATCCTGGAGATGAAGGTCTCTGCTGAGGTGAAGGCCGACATCTTCAGCAAAAGTACAGTGGTCCTGCAGTGCCTGAGAAGTGACTCAAAGGAGGGGCCTTATGTCCCCATCCCCCTCGCCTACAGCTATGGGGACACGATACAGGTACAGCTGGACAACCTAGAACCCTGCATGTACCTAGCTATTGTTGCCCAGGGCCCCAACATCCTCTACCCTTCCACCGTGTGGGATTTCATCAATAAGAGGGTCACTGTGGGTCTGTATGGTCCCAaacacatccatccatccttcaagACAGTGGTGACCATTTTTGGACATGATTGTGCCCCCAAGACCCTCTTGGTCAGCGAGGTTACTCGGCAGGCTCCCGGTCCTGCCCCGGTGGCCCTACAGCTCTGGGGCAAGCACCAGTTCGTCTTGTCCAGACCCCAGGATCTCAAAGTGTGTATGTTCTCTAATATGACCAActatgaggtcaaggccagcgaGCAAGCCAAGGTGGTGAGAGGCTTCCAGATGAAACTCGGGAAGGTGAGTCGTCTTATCTACTCCGTCATCTCCCAGAACCCCAACGAGCTGTCCGACTTCACGCTGAGGGTACAGGTCAAGGACGATCAGGACACCATCCTCACCCAGTTCTGTGTCCAGACACCGCAGCCACCCCCCAAAAGCGCCATTAAACCATCTGGGCAGAGGAGGTTCCTTAAGAAGAACGAGGTCGGGAAGATCATCTTGTCCCCGTTCGTTGTCACCACCAAATACCCGACGTTTCAGGACCGCCCCGTGTCTAGTCTCAAGTTCGGCAAGCTGCTGAAGACCGTGGTGCGGCAGAACAAGAGCCATTACCTGCTGGAGTACAAGAAGGGGGATGCCGTGGCCCTGCTCAGTGAGGAGCGCATCCGCCTCAAGGGACAGCTGTGGACCAAGGAGTGGTACATCGGCTACTATCAGGGCAAGGTGGGCTTGGTGCACACCAAGAACGTGCTGGTGGTGGGCAAGGCCCGGCCCAGCCTGTTCTCGGGACCTGAGCTGAGCACGTCGGTGCTGCTGGAGCAGATCCTCCGGCCCTGCAAGTTCCTCACCTACATCTACGCCTCCGTGCGGACCTTGCTGATGGAGAACATCAGCAGCTGGCGGGCCTTCGCCGACGCCCTGGGTTACGGGAACCTGCCGCTCACCTTCTTCTGCCGGGCAGAGCTGGACAGCGAGGCGGAGCGGGTGGCGTCGGTTCTGGAGAAGCTGAAGGAAGACTGTAACAACCCTGACAACAAGGACCGGAAGTCCTTCCAGAAGGAGCTGGTGATGGTGAGTGCTCGGTGGATGCCCAAGCCTGGGGTGAGCTTCCTGAGGCAGACAAGCGTGGATCGGATCGTGGGTCAGATCGGGCCAGCTCACAGGGGGCAGTATTGGAAGGGTAGCTGTCCAGTACTTAAGGAACCCCAAGGAAGGTGTCTCTCCCCTCTTCTACATTGATGAGCCTCTCTGTGGTCTTGGGTGGACCTGTGTTCACTGATtagtttttgccaacttgacaccaAATAGAGTCCCCCAgcaagagggagcctcaattgagaaatcgCCCCTGTCAGATTGGCTTcaagcaagtctgtggggcatttccttgattaatgattgatgtgggagggcccagcccactgtggggagCGCTCCTCCCGTCCGTTTgtcctgggttgtatgagaaagcCGACTGAGCAAGCCCATAAGCAGCGCTCCTCTGTGGTTCCCAGCTCTGCTTccgcttgagttcctgccctgacttccttcagtgatgactgTGATcgggatgtgtaagccaaataaaccctttctcccttccccctccccctgggGGCGGTGGGGGGGTTGCTTTCGGTCATgaggtttatcacagcaatgaagcAAACCAGGACACCGAGGGGAGAAGGCAGCAGGGCTGTGATCCAGAAGCCTCTGTTTGCATCTTTGGAGGGGACCCGTGTGTCCTTGGGTCTGCAGCAAGCTCTGGGACTTAGTGGCAAAAGCCTTCTGTCCCAAAGCCTGGTCTGCTTTGATGTGAGTTCTTGCTCTGTATTACCTGGCGCCTCTGACATCTGTCTCTACTGCGATACCTGCTTCCTGCCTGAGGTTCATTTGAGTCCACGGGGGCTCTTGGCTGGTATAAAACGAACAGGCATTCTAAAAAATGCTTGGGAAAGAGAAGTTCAATGTTTGGTTCTGAGGCACACTGACCACAGGCCAGCTAGGAGCATTTTTTGAGGCCTTCCGGTTCTTCCAGCAACCTGGGCTTTGGAGGATAAGGCAGTGGAACAGCCCCATGGTTTCCTGCAGGCAACCCACCCCAGCTGTGTGGTTCTGGTGATCACTGTTGCCAATAGAAACCCTTGGTGACCTCTTCCTGACTCCTGTCCCTCCTGTCCCCAGCTCTTTGGTTCCTATTCCacatcccatccccacctgccccctctGTATCATCGTCCAGCATCTCTGAGGAACAGCAAGACTTGAGACCCTTTGAATGTGGCCCGTGGTGACATGCTGTCCCACAGCATGGGACCGACAGGCCTGAGGCTCCCCAGAAAGGGAGATGACAGTGTGAATTGCAGTGTGAATTATGAGGGCCCTTGACAGTTAGGCCCCAATAGGCCTTGGTGGCCGTTTCACTGGGAAAGAAGACAGAAGTGAGTGGGACGATGTGGGCTCTGCATGTAGGTCACCCACAGGGGTCAACAGGTCTCTCCCCTCAGCTGTCACCGTGTGAAACAGATCTCCTGAAGGTCATGGAGAGCCCGCTCGCCTTGGCCTCCCTGGCTGACTGGAGCTCCCCAGGGCAGGGGCACGTGTTTCCTGGGAACCCTCCGTCAGCATACTTCATTGACTGCAGAATCAGGTGCTTCCGTGGAACGTAAACCACGTGGTTTGTCCCTTCCATGGAGTGTCCCTCCCACTGCTGAAGGACGCTTACCTGGACCAGGCTCAGCTCCTTCCTCTGTGGGCAAACATCATGAATGGAGGCTTTATGCCCATTTCCTATTTACTGTTCACAGTCAGGTTCTTACTCAGCATGGCAAGTTTGGAGAggagttttgtttctttggtccATGGGAGGGGTCAGGAGGGTCCTGTGTACCTCTGggtcccctctgccttcctgcctggaGGAGATGCAGTTGGACCTTGGCTGAGAGTTGGCCCCGGGGCAAAGGCagttttgtaattaaaaaagaaaacaagttccTCCGTGTTCTGTTCTCCCCAGCTATCTCGGGCATTGCCTCCTGAATAGCTGAATTTTAATGGCTGGCCAAACTTCAAAAACCCACAGCTGGCTAACCCCAGCATCGGCAACCTGCTTCGTTTTCATGGATTCCTGACCGACCGAGGGTCAGTGAGGTTTCTTCTAGCCTTGGCCCCAGCTTTCCCCTGCCTCACCTAGCAGGACACGGGTAGACCAGCGCCCCCTTCTGTTTGCAAACTGCCTTTGTGCCATCAACATCCCTGCTCTGGCAACTATAGCTAGAGGAAGTGGGGAGGTTTGAGACTGTGCAGATTGGAAGGGAAGGGTCTCACGAAGGTCTAGGGGCTCCTCTCCATGGCCACTGGGCTCCTCCCCTGCACCTCAGGCCTGTGGCAGATGCCTCTGCCTAtgggcttttctctgtgtcctgcatgcACCAGCTGTCCCCGCTTGCCGTGTCCCACAGCTGGTGTCCCTCCTG
The nucleotide sequence above comes from Peromyscus eremicus chromosome 13, PerEre_H2_v1, whole genome shotgun sequence. Encoded proteins:
- the Sh3bp4 gene encoding SH3 domain-binding protein 4 — protein: MAAQRIRAANSSGLPRCKSEGTLIDLSEGFSETSFNDVKVPSPSALLVDNPTPFGNAKEVIAIKDYCPNNFTTLKFSKGDHLYVLDTSGGEWWYAHNTTEMGYIPSSYVQPLNYRNSTLSDSGMIDNLPDSPEEVAKELDLLGGWTDDQKESGRPYSNNPFWNGVRTNPFLNGNAQPSMDELNPKSTVDLLLFDTGTSSFTESSSATTNSTGNIFDELPATNGLHMEQPVKRDNPFFRSKRSYSLSELSVLQAKSDAPTTSSFFTGLKSPAPEQFQSREDFRTAWLNHRKLARSCHDLDLLGQSPGWGQTQAVETNIVCKLDSSGGSVQLPDTNISIHVPEGHVGPGETQQISMKALLDPPLELNSDRSSSISPVVEVKLSNLEVSTFIILEMKVSAEVKADIFSKSTVVLQCLRSDSKEGPYVPIPLAYSYGDTIQVQLDNLEPCMYLAIVAQGPNILYPSTVWDFINKRVTVGLYGPKHIHPSFKTVVTIFGHDCAPKTLLVSEVTRQAPGPAPVALQLWGKHQFVLSRPQDLKVCMFSNMTNYEVKASEQAKVVRGFQMKLGKVSRLIYSVISQNPNELSDFTLRVQVKDDQDTILTQFCVQTPQPPPKSAIKPSGQRRFLKKNEVGKIILSPFVVTTKYPTFQDRPVSSLKFGKLLKTVVRQNKSHYLLEYKKGDAVALLSEERIRLKGQLWTKEWYIGYYQGKVGLVHTKNVLVVGKARPSLFSGPELSTSVLLEQILRPCKFLTYIYASVRTLLMENISSWRAFADALGYGNLPLTFFCRAELDSEAERVASVLEKLKEDCNNPDNKDRKSFQKELVMALLKMDCQGLVVRLIQDFVLLTTAVEVAQRWRELAEKLAKVSKQQMDAYESPHRDRNGVVDSEAMWKPAYDFLLTWSHQIGDSYRDVIQELHIGLDKMKNPITRRWKHLTGTLILVNSLDILRAAAFSPSDHDDFVI